Genomic window (Terriglobales bacterium):
CCTCGCCCTTCACGATGGCCTCGTAAATCTTGGTCCGGCCATAGACATCGTCCGACTTCGCCGTCAGCAGTTCCTGCAGGATGTAGGCGGCGCCGTAGGCTTCCAGCGCCCACACTTCCATTTCTCCGAAACGTTGCCCGCCGAACTGCGCCTTGCCGCCCAGCGGCTGCTGCGTGATCAGCGAGTACGGGCCGATGGAACGCGCGTGGATCTTGTCATCCACCAGGTGCGACAGCTTAAGCATGTAGATATAACCGACCGTCACCGGCTGCTCGAACTTGTCGCCCGTCATGCCGTCGAACAGCGTGGTCTTGCCGGACTCGGGCAGTGACCCCTCGTTCAGCAGCCACTTGATCTCGGTCTCGCGCGCACCGTCGAACACCGGCGACGCGAAGTACACGCCGTGTCCCATGCCCTCGGCAACGTTCTCCAGGGTTTCATCGTCGAGATCGGCAACCTCATCCGCGAACGGCGTTTCCTTGAACAGTGCCTTCAACTCGCGGCGCATCGCCTCGGCTCGGCCATTGTTCGTCACCATCTCGTTGATCTTTCGCCCCAGCTCGTGCGACGCCCAGCCCAGGTGCGTTTCCAATATCTGGCCCACGTTCATGCGGGAAGGAACGCCGAGCGGGTTGAGCACAATCTCCACCGCCGTGCCGTCCTGCATGTAGGGCATGTCCTCTTCCGGCAGGATGCGGGCAATGACGCCCTTGTTCCCGTGCCGGCCGGCCATCTTGTCGCCCACGCTCAGCTTGCGCTCCATGGCGATGTAAACCTTCACCAGCTTGATCACGCCCGGCGGAAGCTCGTCGCCCTTCTGCAGCTTGTCAACTTTCTCGCGCACGATCTTGCGCAGCACGTCGATCTGGCGCGAGGTCATCTCCTCGATTTCGTCAATCTGCTCGTTGACCCGCGGATCCTTGTCGGGGAACTTGATGCGCTTCAGGTTGCGCGTCGAAATGCGCTCGATGGTGTCGCGATCCAGGTTTGCGCCCTTGACCAGCAGCCGCTTGTTGGTGCGCTCGTCGTGCAGGTCGGCCTGCACTTCCTTGCCGCCCAGGATCGCTTCCAGCCGCTTCAGCCGCTCGTCGGTCAGGATTCGGATTTCGTCAGCCAGGTTCTTTTCCAGCTTCGCGACCTGCGCCCCTTCGATTGCCTTCGCGCGTTCATCCTTCTCCTGCCCCTTGCGGGAGAAGATCTTCACATCCACAACCGTGCCTTCGATGCCCGGAGGGCAGGTCAGGGAAGCGTCGCGGACGTCGCCGGCCTTCTCGCCGAAGATGGCGCGGAGCAGTTTCTCTTCCGGGGTGAGCTGGGTCTCGCCCTTGGGCGTGACCTTGCCTACCAGGATGTCGCCCGCCTTCACGGTCGCGCCGATGCGGATGATGCCGCTCTCGTCCAGGTCGCGCAGCGCGCTTTCGCTGACATTCGGAATGTCGCGCGTCACTTCCTCGGGACCGAGCTTGGTGTCGCGCGCCTCGATCTCGAACTCTTCAATGTGCACCGACGTGTAGTAGTCCTCTTTGACCAGCTTCTCCGAGACCAGGATCGCGTCCTCGAAGTTGTAGCCGCGCCACGGCATGAAAGCCACCAGCACGTTGCGCCCCAGCGCCAGCTCGCCGAAATCCGTGCACGGCCCGTCGGCAATCACGTGGCCCTTGAGCACGCGCTGTCCCTTGCGCACAATCGGCTTCTGGTTGATGCAGGTGTTCTGGTTGGAGCGCTTGAACTTGGTGAGCTGGTAAATATCGCTGCCCACCTCGCGCGAAAGCTGCATGGGATGATGCTCGCCCTCGACGCGCACGATGATGCGCTCGGAATCCACCGAATCCACGATGCCGCTGCGGCGGGCCAGCACCACCGCGCCGGAGTCGCGCGCGGTTACGCCTTCCATGCCGGTGCCGACCAGCGGCGCCTCGGCCCGAAGCAGGGGCACCGACTGCCGCTGCATGTTCGCCCCCATCAGCGCTCGGTTGGCGTCGTCGTGCTCCAGGAACGGAACCAGCGAGGCGGCCACCGACACCAGCTGCTTCGGACTCACGTCGACGTAGTCCACTTCGTCGCGCGACACCAGCACGAAGTTGCCGGCCTTGCGCGCATTCACCAGTTCGGCGGTGATCCGTCCCTTGTCATCGAGCTCGATGTTGGCCTGCGCGATGGTGTGCCGGTCTTCTTCCCACGCCGACAGGTAGAACGAGTACGGCTCGTAATCGATCAACCGCTTGCGGCGCTCCTTCAGATCGGCATTGGCTTTCAGGGCCTCGGCCTTCTCGATGTGATCGCCGACGCGGTAGTCGCTGTCGCCGGCATTCACCACCGAAACAAAGTCCATCACCTTGCTCTGTTTCACCCGCCGGTACGGCGACTCGATGAAACCGTAGTCGTTGATCCGCGCATAGCAGCTCAGCGACGAGATCAATCCGATGTTCGGGCCTTCCGGCGTTTCAATCGGGCAAATGCGGCCGTAATGCGTTGGGTGCACGTCGCGGACTTCGAACCCGGCGCGCTCGCGCGACAATCCGCCCGGCCCCAGCGCCGACAGGCGGCGCTTGTGCGTGATTTCCGACAGCGGGTTGGTCTGGTCCATGAACTGCGATAGCTGTGAAGACCCGAAGAACTCGCGGATCGCCGCCATCACCGGCTTGGCGTTCACCAGGTCGTGCGGCATGGCCGTCGACATTTCCTGGTACACGCTCATCTTTTCCTTGATCGCGCGTTCCATGCGGACCAGCCCGATGCGGAACTGGTTTTCCAGCAGTTCGCCGACCGCGCGCACCCGGCGGTTGCCCAGGTGATCGATGTCGTCCACCGCGCCGATGTTCTTGCGCAGCTTCAGCAGGTAGCGGATGGTGGCGTAGAAATCGTCCGGCTCCAGGGTGCGGCTGTCGAGGCTGGTGGCGTCAGCCTTCTCGAACAGCTTGATGTTGAATTTCAGCCGGCCGACGCGCGAGAAATCGTACTTGCGCGGGTCGAAGAACATGCCATGGAACAAGGCCGTGGCCGTGTCCAGGGTCGGCGGATCGCCCGGACGCAGCTTGCGGTAGATCTCGATCAGCGCTTCCTGCGGCGTCTTCACCGAATCGCGCCGCAGCGTTTGGCTGATGACCATGCCCACGTCGTCGCGTTCCGGGAAGAAAACGTTGATCTCGGCCACCCCGGCGTCCATGAACTTGCTCACCAGGGCTGTGGTGATTTCGCTATTGGACTCCAGCAACACCTCGCCGGTGTTGGTGTCCACCACGTCGGAGGCGGTCCAGGCGCCCTCGAGGTCGGTGGCATCTATCTCGATCTCGGTCACGCGCGCTTTCTGGATTTCACGCAGCACCGCCGGGTTCACCTTGCGGCCGGCGTGCGCGATTTCCTCGCCCTTGCTGTTGGTAATGCGGTGCGAAAGCTTCATGCCGAGCAGGTTGGTGGGCTTCTCGATGCCGGGTTCCAGGGTCCAGCGTACTTTGTTGTCCTTCAGCGACACCCGGTCCACGGTGTAGAACGTGCGCAGAATGTCTTCGTCGGAACGCAGTCCGAGGGCGCGCAGGAAGATGGTGCCCAGGAATTTGCGCTTGCGGTCGATGCGCACGTACAGAATGTTCTTCTGGTCGTACTCGAATTCCACCCAGGAGCCGCGGTAGGGAATGATCTTGCCCAGGAAGTAGGTGCGATTGTTGGCGGTCTCGAAGAACACGCCCGGCGAGCGGTGCAACTGGCTCACAATCACGCGCTCGGTGCCGTTGATGATGAAGGTGCCGTTGGCGGTCATCAGCGGCACGTCGCCAAAGAAGACCTCCTGCTCCTTGATGTCGCGGATGGAGCGGTTGTTGGTCTCCGGGTCCTTCTCGTAGATGGTCAGGCGCATGGTGACCTTCAACGGCGCCGAGTAGGTCATGCCCCGCTCTTCGCACTCGCTGACGTCATACTTCAATTGCAGCCCGACCGGATCGCCGCACTTGTTGCAGAAGTCCGGCGTGTTGGCGTTGTACGTTCCGCAGCGCTGGCAGAGCACATCGCCGGGGTGGAACGGATCGGTGATGACCGTGAAGCCGCAGTTCTTGCACGTCGTGCGCAAGTGGTGCAGCCCTTTCAGGTGGCCGCACTTGCACTCCCAGTTGCCGATGGCAAAATCGACGAATTCCAGCTGCGAGACTTTGCGGAAGTCTTCAATAGGGAACACCGACTGGAACACGGCCTGCAACCCGGCATCGTCACGCTCGCTGGGCAACCGGTCCATCTGCAGGAAGCGGTCGTAGCTCCGCTTCTGCACCTCGATCAGGTTCGGAATCTGGATGGTCGTCGGAATCTTGGAAAAATCTAGGCGCTTACGGAAAGCGTTGTGCTTCTTAGTCGGCATTAGAACTCCTCAGCTCTACGAACGGCAGGCCCGGAATCCGCCGGCTTTCGTTTCGGCCACCCGCGGGTCGAACCGCAGACGAAAGACGGCAGCGCCCCCGGGGACAAGCTTCCCCGTGGGCGCCGTTTGCGGCGCTTCGCGCTATCTGAATTTGTTATTCTGCGCCAGTTACGTTGGCCTGTTCCTACGGTCTCTGGGAGACCGCCCGCCTGTTGTGTGCCACCTGTTTGACACGGCCGCGTACCCTTTTCGATGTCCGCCGGCCGTATCCCGATTCAGAAATGACGCGTGCGCACGGGTCCGGGACCCGCGCGCGCTTGGGGTTGAAATTACTTCACTTCGACCGTCGCGCCGGCGTCGGTGAACTTCTTCCTGATGTTCTCCGCTTCTTCCTTGCCGACCCCTTCCTTGATCGGTTTCGGCGCGCCGTCCACCAGGTCCTTGGCTTCCTTCAAGCCCAGGCTGGTGACTTCGCGCACCGCCTTAATTACGTTGATCTTGTTCGCGCCCACTTCTTTCAGGACGACGCTGAACTCGGTCTTTTCTTCCGCCGGAGCCGCCGCCGCGCCCGCTCCCGCGCCGCCGCCCGCCATCATCACCGGGGCTGCCGCCGCCGCCGAAACGCCGAGCCGCTCTTCCAGCTTCTTGACCAGCTGCGCTGCATCCAGCAGCGACAACCCTACGATTTGTTCTTCCAACTGCTGCAGATCCGCCATTTCAATTCTCCACTCTTTTTCAGTTGTATTTCGCAGACCTTCGGCCTGCGCTGCTGTTATCCGTCGGCCAGGTTTCCAGTGCGGCTCCGTCCGCCATCGCGCCAGACTACGCGACTACGATTTCCGTTCCGCAACCCCGGACCTACTGATAACCAAACCCATTTTGCGATTTACTGCCGATTGCCGATTGCCTCAAAGTCCGAGAAAACATTTGAAGCAAGCACTCAATCACTAAATTTCTACGCTCCGGCTGCGGCTTCTCCGCCACCGGCAAACTTGTTCTCCTTCACGCCCTGGTTGACCACCACCGCCAGGTTGCGGCCCACGGCATTCATCACCGTCACCAGCCGCTGCGCGGGAGCGTTGATCAGGAAGAGCAGCTTCGAGTAGATCTCTTCCTTCGACGGCATGGTCGCCAGCGCCTCGAACTCCTTCACCTGGATCACGCGCCCCTCGACCACGCCCACCTTGAACTTCAGCTCCGGATTGTCCTTGACGTACTTCTGCAGCGCCTTGGCCAGCGTGACCGGATCGCCCGCGGTGTAGGCGATTGAGGTGACACCCGTCAGGTCTTTCAGCACCGGCTCCAGCGCCGTGCCCTTCGCCGCCAGTTCCGCCAGCGTGTTCTTCACCACCTGGAACTTGGCGCCCGCGGTGCGCACTGTCTTGCGCAAGTCTTCGGTCTGCGCCGCCTTCAACCCGGAAAACGTCGCCAGGATCGCCGTCTTGGCCTGCTTCATGTCCTGGCTGAGCTCTTCCACCTGCTCGATCTTTTTCGCTTTGGTTACCGCCATGGTCCGAATCCCTTTCTCATCTCGTGTCATCCTCGGCCAGCGCGCCGGACTTCCGCCGCTTTACGCCTGCTGTGGCACGGGTTTGTGACCCGCGCCAGACGCGCCACCTATGCTTTCGCCGCCGCTTCCACCGCAGCCGTGTCGATGGCAATGCCCGGTCCCATCGTCGAGCTCAGGTAAACCCCCTTTAGGTACTTGCCCTTCGCCGCCGCCGGCTTGGCCTTGATCACGCTGGTGATGACGGTGGTCGCGTTATCGATCAGCTTGTCCGCGGTAAACGAAATCTTGCCCACCGGCACATGCACCAGCGCCGTCTTATCGGTGCGGAATTCGACCTTGCCGGCCTTTACTTCCTGCACCGCGCGCGCGACGTCCGTGGTCACGGTCCCGGTCTTCGGGTTCGGCATCAGGCCGCGCGGGCCCAGCACCTTGCCCAGCCGTCCGACCGAACGCATCATGTCCGGGGTCGAAATCACGGCGTCGTAATCAATCCAGTTTTCCTTTTGGATTTTCTCGACCATGTCTTCGCCCCCGACGAAATCGGCCCCGGCTGCTTCCGCCTCGCGCACTTTTTCGCCGCTGGCGATTACCAGCACCTTCTTGCTCTTGCCCAGCCCGTGCGGCAGCACCACCGTGCCGCGCACCATCTGGTCGGCGTGCTTGGGATCGACTCCCAGGCGCATGGTCAAATCCACCGTTTCATCGAACTTGGCGTACTTCACCTTCTGCAGCAGCGGCACTGCTTCGTCCAGCCGGTACGAACGCGGCTCCACCGCGGCGCGTGCTTTTTCAACGTTTTTTCCTGCTTTTCTTGCCATTGGTATTCCTCGTCTCCCACCGCTGCGCTTTGCTCCGCGTGCCGTGGTTGTTATCGACAGACTGCAAATTTCAAATTTCCAAAGTCAAATTCGTTTACGGCGTCACGTCAATTCCCATGCTCCGCGCCGTGCCCTTCACGCTGTTGACCGCCGATTGCAGCGACGCTGCGTTCAGGTCCGGCATCTTCTGCCGCGCGATTTCTTCCACCTGCTTCTCCGTCACCTTGCCGACCTTGTCCTTGTTCGGCGTGCCCGAGCCCTTGGCGATGCCGGCGGCGCGCTTCAGCAGCACCGATGCCGGCGGCGTCTTGGTAATAAAGGTGAAGGTGCGGTCGCTATAAACCGTGACCACCACCGGGATAATCAGACCTTCCAGTTCCTTGGCGCTGGTGCGCGCATTGAACTGCTTGCAGAATTCCATGATGTTGATCTGCGCCTGTCCCAGCGCCGGTCCCACCGGCGGCGCCGGCGTCGCCTTGCCCGCCGCAATCTGCAATTTCACCGAACCTGTCGCTTTTTTTGCCATTTTCTTAGCTCTCAACTCTCCGCCGTCAGCTCTCAGCCATTTCCACTGCGCTCGCCGACGTGAAACTTGAAACTTCTTACGCCACTTTCTCCACCTGCCCGAACT
Coding sequences:
- the rplK gene encoding 50S ribosomal protein L11, which produces MAKKATGSVKLQIAAGKATPAPPVGPALGQAQINIMEFCKQFNARTSAKELEGLIIPVVVTVYSDRTFTFITKTPPASVLLKRAAGIAKGSGTPNKDKVGKVTEKQVEEIARQKMPDLNAASLQSAVNSVKGTARSMGIDVTP
- the rplA gene encoding 50S ribosomal protein L1; protein product: MARKAGKNVEKARAAVEPRSYRLDEAVPLLQKVKYAKFDETVDLTMRLGVDPKHADQMVRGTVVLPHGLGKSKKVLVIASGEKVREAEAAGADFVGGEDMVEKIQKENWIDYDAVISTPDMMRSVGRLGKVLGPRGLMPNPKTGTVTTDVARAVQEVKAGKVEFRTDKTALVHVPVGKISFTADKLIDNATTVITSVIKAKPAAAKGKYLKGVYLSSTMGPGIAIDTAAVEAAAKA
- the rplL gene encoding 50S ribosomal protein L7/L12 — its product is MEMADLQQLEEQIVGLSLLDAAQLVKKLEERLGVSAAAAAPVMMAGGGAGAGAAAAPAEEKTEFSVVLKEVGANKINVIKAVREVTSLGLKEAKDLVDGAPKPIKEGVGKEEAENIRKKFTDAGATVEVK
- the rpoB gene encoding DNA-directed RNA polymerase subunit beta, with amino-acid sequence MPTKKHNAFRKRLDFSKIPTTIQIPNLIEVQKRSYDRFLQMDRLPSERDDAGLQAVFQSVFPIEDFRKVSQLEFVDFAIGNWECKCGHLKGLHHLRTTCKNCGFTVITDPFHPGDVLCQRCGTYNANTPDFCNKCGDPVGLQLKYDVSECEERGMTYSAPLKVTMRLTIYEKDPETNNRSIRDIKEQEVFFGDVPLMTANGTFIINGTERVIVSQLHRSPGVFFETANNRTYFLGKIIPYRGSWVEFEYDQKNILYVRIDRKRKFLGTIFLRALGLRSDEDILRTFYTVDRVSLKDNKVRWTLEPGIEKPTNLLGMKLSHRITNSKGEEIAHAGRKVNPAVLREIQKARVTEIEIDATDLEGAWTASDVVDTNTGEVLLESNSEITTALVSKFMDAGVAEINVFFPERDDVGMVISQTLRRDSVKTPQEALIEIYRKLRPGDPPTLDTATALFHGMFFDPRKYDFSRVGRLKFNIKLFEKADATSLDSRTLEPDDFYATIRYLLKLRKNIGAVDDIDHLGNRRVRAVGELLENQFRIGLVRMERAIKEKMSVYQEMSTAMPHDLVNAKPVMAAIREFFGSSQLSQFMDQTNPLSEITHKRRLSALGPGGLSRERAGFEVRDVHPTHYGRICPIETPEGPNIGLISSLSCYARINDYGFIESPYRRVKQSKVMDFVSVVNAGDSDYRVGDHIEKAEALKANADLKERRKRLIDYEPYSFYLSAWEEDRHTIAQANIELDDKGRITAELVNARKAGNFVLVSRDEVDYVDVSPKQLVSVAASLVPFLEHDDANRALMGANMQRQSVPLLRAEAPLVGTGMEGVTARDSGAVVLARRSGIVDSVDSERIIVRVEGEHHPMQLSREVGSDIYQLTKFKRSNQNTCINQKPIVRKGQRVLKGHVIADGPCTDFGELALGRNVLVAFMPWRGYNFEDAILVSEKLVKEDYYTSVHIEEFEIEARDTKLGPEEVTRDIPNVSESALRDLDESGIIRIGATVKAGDILVGKVTPKGETQLTPEEKLLRAIFGEKAGDVRDASLTCPPGIEGTVVDVKIFSRKGQEKDERAKAIEGAQVAKLEKNLADEIRILTDERLKRLEAILGGKEVQADLHDERTNKRLLVKGANLDRDTIERISTRNLKRIKFPDKDPRVNEQIDEIEEMTSRQIDVLRKIVREKVDKLQKGDELPPGVIKLVKVYIAMERKLSVGDKMAGRHGNKGVIARILPEEDMPYMQDGTAVEIVLNPLGVPSRMNVGQILETHLGWASHELGRKINEMVTNNGRAEAMRRELKALFKETPFADEVADLDDETLENVAEGMGHGVYFASPVFDGARETEIKWLLNEGSLPESGKTTLFDGMTGDKFEQPVTVGYIYMLKLSHLVDDKIHARSIGPYSLITQQPLGGKAQFGGQRFGEMEVWALEAYGAAYILQELLTAKSDDVYGRTKIYEAIVKGEAAIEPGVPESFNVLIRELQSLCLDVELIKVGERKPTQAATAAAD
- the rplJ gene encoding 50S ribosomal protein L10: MAVTKAKKIEQVEELSQDMKQAKTAILATFSGLKAAQTEDLRKTVRTAGAKFQVVKNTLAELAAKGTALEPVLKDLTGVTSIAYTAGDPVTLAKALQKYVKDNPELKFKVGVVEGRVIQVKEFEALATMPSKEEIYSKLLFLINAPAQRLVTVMNAVGRNLAVVVNQGVKENKFAGGGEAAAGA